One Cheilinus undulatus linkage group 22, ASM1832078v1, whole genome shotgun sequence DNA window includes the following coding sequences:
- the znhit1 gene encoding zinc finger HIT domain-containing protein 1 translates to MVLEKKTSARVEAGQRRVLDEATRQRRLTRQLEALEKDNFQDDPLSSLPPPGPTARLPAFSETEEPEKKKRKTRGDHFKQRFRKNFTTLLEEENLSDKAEPNYLSAVAPPSSLPPRHFCCVCGFPSHYTCTTCGGRYCSSKCLITHRETRCLKWTL, encoded by the exons CTCGGGTGGAGGCCGGCCAGCGGCGGGTTCTGGATGAAGCCACCAGACAGAGGAGGCTGACACGGCAGCTGGAGGCTCTGGAGAAAGACAACTTCCAG gacGACCCTctgtcctccctccctcctcccggTCCTACGGCCCGCCTCCCGGCCTTCAGCGAGACCGAGGAACCAG agaagaagaagaggaagacgaGGGGTGATCACTTCAAACAACGTTTCAGGAAAAACTTCACCACGctgctggaggaggag AACCTGTCAGACAAGGCGGAGCCTAACTACCTGTCAGCAGTGGCCCCgccctcctctcttcctccccgTCACTTCTGCTGCGTCTGTGGGTTTCCCTCCCACTACACCTGTACCACCTGTGGGGGGCGCTACTGCAGCAGCAAGTGTCTGATCACACACAGAGAGACCAG GTGTTTGAAGTGGACACTCTGA